The Saccopteryx leptura isolate mSacLep1 chromosome 2, mSacLep1_pri_phased_curated, whole genome shotgun sequence genome has a window encoding:
- the TOMM5 gene encoding mitochondrial import receptor subunit TOM5 homolog encodes MFRIEGLAPKLDPEEMKRKMREDVISSIRNFLIYVALLRVTPFILKKLDSI; translated from the exons ATGTTCCGTATTGAGGGCCTCGCGCCAAAGCTGGACCCGGAGGAAATGAAACGGAAGATGCGCGAGGATGTGATCTCCTCCATACGGAACTTCCTCATCTATGTGGCCCTGCTGCGAGTCA ctcCTTTTATCCTAAAGAAATTGGACAGCATATAA